The following are encoded together in the Novipirellula artificiosorum genome:
- a CDS encoding AAA family ATPase, which translates to MSRLTDAQIIESIRLYRETLNETKSLYIESGKLIRGSYGWLGEEPDAHSIASQMDDLHQGLLMKVFSAVVPDASSRSMEQRQLGRVLLEHLWGKSVMGNQLHEAVDWLVTASKEFQWSDLVRPFVEIAAIRDRWGELETLVMRMANLLASVDGDMSVADNSNLDSMREQMKELGSVPVVEHNSQADTDNARDALVWLRAEAKRLREGAGVAAAEKPTPTPGPGAAPAPRTDAKATSPDLEPVDDRTPEQRLAEARQKLDQLIGLHAIKDQIQTLTNFLKMEARREKEGLPTTRPSLHMAFVGNPGTGKTTVARIIADIYGALGILDKGHLVETDRSGLVAEYAGQTGPKTNAKIDEALDGVLFIDEAYTLIDENGQDQYGREAVQTLLKRMEDQRDRLIVILAGYPVEMRKMIRSNPGLSSRVGTTMHFDDYPPEALCRIFELIAKKSKYSIPTESRRRLLRGFTYLYINRDRHFGNGRTARNSFERSVRRLANRLAVMTEVSRDLLTTLQPVDIEVADITQEHLTAMAGEKGNVRVHCSHCQQSVVIDDAMLGTTIKCESCNEKFAADWGEPVLELPKPENGKSDEADGAKDVVVK; encoded by the coding sequence ATGTCACGACTTACCGATGCTCAAATTATCGAATCGATTCGCTTGTATCGCGAAACGCTGAATGAAACAAAGTCGCTGTACATCGAAAGTGGCAAGTTGATCCGGGGCAGCTACGGTTGGCTTGGCGAGGAACCCGACGCCCATTCGATCGCAAGTCAAATGGATGATTTGCATCAAGGGCTGTTGATGAAGGTTTTTTCCGCCGTCGTTCCGGACGCCAGCAGTCGATCGATGGAGCAACGCCAACTGGGGCGTGTCTTGCTCGAGCACTTGTGGGGCAAATCGGTGATGGGCAACCAACTGCACGAAGCAGTCGATTGGTTGGTCACCGCATCCAAAGAATTCCAGTGGTCCGATTTGGTTCGCCCGTTCGTAGAAATTGCTGCGATTCGAGACCGTTGGGGTGAACTGGAGACGTTGGTGATGAGGATGGCGAATCTGCTCGCGTCGGTCGATGGGGACATGAGTGTCGCCGACAATTCGAACTTGGACTCGATGCGAGAACAGATGAAGGAGCTCGGCAGCGTGCCGGTTGTGGAGCACAACAGCCAAGCGGACACCGATAACGCTCGCGATGCACTCGTTTGGCTGCGAGCGGAGGCCAAGCGGCTTCGCGAAGGAGCGGGAGTCGCGGCAGCCGAGAAGCCCACTCCGACGCCTGGTCCGGGTGCAGCGCCGGCGCCGCGGACCGATGCCAAGGCAACGTCGCCGGATCTGGAACCGGTTGACGATCGCACGCCCGAACAGCGACTGGCCGAAGCACGGCAGAAGCTTGATCAGTTGATCGGGCTGCACGCGATCAAGGACCAGATCCAGACCTTGACCAATTTTCTAAAGATGGAAGCGAGACGCGAAAAAGAAGGCTTGCCGACGACTCGGCCAAGTTTACACATGGCGTTTGTGGGAAATCCGGGGACGGGAAAGACCACCGTGGCTCGGATCATCGCAGACATTTATGGGGCGCTCGGCATTTTGGACAAAGGCCATTTGGTGGAAACCGACCGTAGCGGATTGGTCGCGGAATACGCCGGGCAAACCGGCCCCAAGACCAATGCCAAGATCGATGAAGCTCTCGATGGTGTGTTGTTTATCGACGAAGCCTACACGTTGATCGACGAAAACGGGCAAGATCAGTATGGCCGCGAAGCGGTGCAAACGCTGCTCAAGCGGATGGAAGATCAACGCGATCGGCTGATCGTCATTTTGGCGGGCTACCCCGTCGAAATGCGAAAAATGATTCGCAGCAATCCGGGTCTCAGTTCGCGGGTCGGAACGACGATGCACTTTGATGATTATCCACCTGAAGCGTTGTGCCGGATTTTTGAATTGATCGCAAAGAAATCCAAGTACTCGATTCCTACCGAATCACGACGTCGGTTGCTGCGCGGTTTCACCTACCTTTACATCAATCGCGATCGCCACTTCGGCAACGGACGGACGGCAAGAAATAGCTTTGAACGCAGTGTTCGGCGTTTGGCGAATCGATTGGCGGTCATGACGGAGGTGAGCCGCGATCTTTTGACGACCCTTCAACCGGTTGACATCGAAGTGGCCGACATCACACAAGAACATCTTACGGCGATGGCCGGTGAGAAGGGAAACGTCCGCGTCCACTGCAGCCACTGCCAGCAATCGGTGGTGATCGACGATGCCATGCTGGGGACCACGATCAAGTGCGAAAGCTGTAACGAGAAGTTCGCAGCGGATTGGGGAGAACCGGTCTTGGAACTCCCTAAACCGGAAAATGGAAAATCCGACGAAGCGGATGGCGCCAAGGATGTGGTGGTGAAGTAG
- a CDS encoding polysaccharide pyruvyl transferase family protein: MSLRRRTFIQTTLLGVSSAALPSTAIAFKLQKRPRILLRGSWHSINIGDIAHTLGTINLISTYLPEVEIVLWPKNVKDGVKEMIQRRFPNLQIIEKEQEIQRAYQECDFYLHGSGPVLLKKEDLQKWHEETGKPYGVFGIGLGNKTAVEQRDLLNQAEFLFFRETVSLQRARDNGLECPIMEFGPDATFSTDVRNDSAANRFLTAHGLEHGKFLCCIPRYRRYPLPLGKEYWEVETPFEPEAPVEPMNQNRNEEMKEQDHALLREAIIRVVRETDMKVLVCPEDISQVSLGKEMIIDKLPEDIRKEVVWKDSFWLTDEALSTYLRSAGVFGLEQHSPIMCIGNGIPAIVGRFPEQGVKGTMWRDIGLEDWLFDIDQPEDRENYVPAVLELAKHPEAARDKAAKAHGRVERFQQRMVEVLKEAIGG; encoded by the coding sequence ATGTCCTTACGTAGACGTACGTTTATTCAGACGACCTTGCTGGGTGTCTCGAGTGCTGCTCTTCCGAGTACGGCTATAGCCTTCAAACTTCAGAAACGGCCTCGGATTCTTCTACGAGGATCATGGCATTCCATCAACATCGGCGACATCGCGCATACCCTTGGCACGATCAATCTGATCAGCACCTATCTGCCGGAGGTGGAGATTGTTCTGTGGCCAAAAAATGTGAAAGATGGGGTGAAGGAGATGATCCAACGGAGGTTTCCCAATCTGCAGATCATCGAAAAAGAGCAGGAAATACAGAGAGCCTATCAGGAGTGCGATTTCTATTTGCATGGTTCGGGACCGGTTCTTCTAAAGAAGGAAGACCTTCAGAAGTGGCACGAGGAAACGGGCAAACCCTATGGGGTCTTTGGCATTGGTCTCGGTAACAAGACAGCCGTGGAGCAGAGAGACCTTCTGAACCAGGCCGAATTCCTCTTTTTCCGTGAAACCGTCTCCCTCCAAAGAGCTCGGGACAACGGATTGGAGTGTCCCATCATGGAGTTTGGACCGGATGCCACCTTCAGTACCGATGTGCGCAATGATTCGGCGGCAAACCGCTTCCTCACGGCTCACGGCTTGGAGCATGGCAAGTTCCTGTGTTGTATTCCCAGGTACCGTCGATACCCCCTTCCTCTGGGCAAAGAATATTGGGAGGTCGAAACTCCCTTTGAACCGGAGGCTCCTGTTGAACCGATGAACCAGAATCGCAACGAGGAGATGAAAGAACAGGATCATGCGCTTTTGCGCGAGGCGATCATCCGCGTGGTTCGAGAGACGGACATGAAAGTATTGGTCTGCCCGGAAGATATCTCGCAGGTGTCGCTCGGGAAAGAGATGATCATCGACAAGCTTCCCGAAGACATAAGGAAAGAGGTGGTGTGGAAGGATTCCTTCTGGCTCACCGACGAAGCGCTCAGTACCTACCTTCGGTCTGCCGGCGTGTTCGGGCTCGAGCAACACTCTCCCATCATGTGTATCGGGAACGGAATTCCGGCCATCGTCGGCCGTTTCCCGGAACAGGGCGTGAAGGGGACGATGTGGCGCGACATCGGGCTTGAGGATTGGCTGTTTGACATCGATCAGCCTGAAGATCGTGAGAACTATGTGCCTGCCGTGTTAGAACTGGCCAAGCATCCAGAGGCGGCCAGAGACAAGGCGGCCAAAGCCCATGGGAGAGTGGAGAGGTTTCAGCAACGCATGGTTGAGGTGCTGAAAGAGGCCATCGGTGGGTGA
- a CDS encoding thioredoxin domain-containing protein: protein MKNRCATFGLLLVLVTVAFSSTAQAQRRRQATPGKEPPHPPKVGEVAPEFELMDLKGEKVSLKELTKESPVVMLGLRFVIFGGGIIGMGLIVTSLGLLGLGSARVLTGMN from the coding sequence ATGAAAAACCGCTGCGCCACCTTCGGGCTACTCCTGGTTTTGGTAACCGTTGCCTTTTCGTCAACCGCTCAGGCACAGCGGCGGCGTCAAGCAACGCCAGGTAAAGAGCCACCTCATCCACCGAAGGTCGGTGAAGTTGCCCCGGAATTCGAGCTGATGGATCTGAAAGGAGAGAAGGTCTCGCTGAAGGAACTGACGAAGGAGTCGCCCGTCGTGATGCTCGGCCTTCGCTTTGTGATATTCGGTGGTGGTATCATCGGGATGGGTCTGATCGTCACCAGTCTGGGATTGCTTGGACTTGGATCAGCGAGAGTCCTTACGGGGATGAACTGA
- a CDS encoding YifB family Mg chelatase-like AAA ATPase: MLARLKTFTLLGIEAMPVDVEVDISPAAMPKTILVGLPDAAVKESTHRVERAIVNSGFIRPHDRIVINLAPGDLPKQAASFDLPVALGVLAGSGQLAIDLLEKYAVVGELALEGLTRPIKGVLSIAIEAAKNADLRGIVVPYENASEAAVVEGIEVIPVQSLAQAVAFFSGEIELDPVPSCVEKLFEQFSVYEIDFGDVRGQESAKRAMSLAAAGNHNLIMVGPPGSGKTMLAKRMPTVLPSLTASESIATTRIYSVLGQLPSGQPLLACRPFRSPHHTISDAGLVGGGSPPSPGEISKAHNGILFLDELPEFNRKTLEVMRQPLEDGVVTISRALRSTTFPSDFMLIAAANPCPCGYRSDPRRSCNCLPTQIEKYMGRISGPLMDRIDIHIEVPAVPFDELSSSCGGGTTSEQMRADVIKAREAQLARFGNGTVRYNAQMSSRQVRTHCALNKPCQHMLRHSVEEMGLSARAHDKILRVARTIADVAGDELIEEVHLAEAIGYRSLDRDFWT, translated from the coding sequence ATGTTGGCACGACTGAAAACATTCACGCTGCTGGGAATCGAGGCGATGCCAGTCGATGTGGAGGTTGATATTTCGCCTGCGGCCATGCCCAAGACGATTCTGGTGGGATTGCCGGATGCGGCGGTCAAAGAGAGTACGCATCGCGTGGAACGGGCGATCGTCAACAGTGGTTTCATCCGACCGCATGACCGGATTGTGATCAATTTGGCCCCCGGTGATCTCCCCAAACAAGCTGCCTCGTTCGACTTGCCTGTTGCACTTGGAGTGCTGGCTGGAAGTGGACAGTTGGCGATCGATCTTCTCGAAAAGTATGCCGTCGTCGGTGAATTGGCGCTCGAGGGATTGACGCGACCGATCAAAGGCGTGCTATCGATCGCGATCGAAGCGGCGAAGAATGCGGACCTTCGCGGAATTGTCGTGCCCTATGAAAACGCCAGCGAAGCGGCGGTGGTGGAGGGCATCGAAGTGATTCCGGTGCAAAGCCTTGCTCAAGCCGTCGCTTTTTTTTCTGGTGAGATTGAGCTCGATCCGGTGCCAAGCTGTGTGGAGAAACTATTCGAGCAGTTTAGTGTCTACGAGATCGATTTTGGTGACGTGCGCGGTCAAGAATCGGCCAAACGAGCGATGTCACTGGCTGCCGCTGGCAATCACAATTTAATCATGGTGGGTCCGCCCGGCAGCGGAAAGACGATGCTGGCCAAGCGGATGCCAACGGTATTGCCGTCGTTGACCGCATCGGAGTCGATTGCGACCACGCGGATTTACAGTGTGCTGGGGCAACTGCCGAGCGGTCAACCGCTGCTGGCTTGCCGGCCCTTTCGTAGCCCACACCATACGATCAGCGATGCGGGCCTTGTGGGTGGTGGCAGCCCGCCGTCGCCGGGGGAAATCAGCAAGGCCCACAATGGAATCCTATTTCTGGATGAGTTGCCTGAGTTCAACCGCAAGACATTGGAAGTCATGCGTCAGCCGCTTGAGGATGGCGTGGTCACGATTTCGCGTGCCTTACGCAGCACTACGTTCCCTTCCGACTTCATGCTGATCGCAGCTGCAAATCCTTGCCCCTGTGGTTACCGTAGCGACCCGCGTCGCAGTTGTAATTGTTTACCGACTCAGATCGAGAAGTACATGGGGCGAATTTCTGGGCCCCTGATGGACCGTATCGACATCCACATCGAAGTCCCAGCCGTTCCGTTCGACGAATTGTCTTCAAGCTGCGGTGGCGGAACAACGAGCGAGCAGATGCGAGCGGATGTGATCAAGGCTCGCGAGGCTCAGTTGGCCCGCTTCGGCAACGGCACGGTGCGGTACAATGCGCAAATGAGTAGTCGCCAGGTGCGAACGCATTGTGCTTTGAACAAGCCTTGCCAGCACATGCTGCGTCACAGTGTTGAAGAGATGGGGTTGTCCGCCAGAGCCCATGACAAAATTTTGCGTGTTGCCCGAACGATCGCCGATGTGGCTGGCGATGAACTGATTGAGGAAGTCCACCTCGCCGAAGCGATTGGCTATCGTAGTTTGGATCGGGATTTTTGGACCTGA
- a CDS encoding NINE protein: protein MENTAPTANPSRSDRAVPSYDAVDVSHPVLVGYLFWILGFIGAHRFYFGKPLTGVLWFFTGGLFLVGWIVDLFFIPAMAEEANRRYRNGRVDFTVAWLLLTFLGLFGVHRLYMGKIITGVVYLLTGGLFGIGYVYDTCTLNEQVEEINRQT from the coding sequence ATGGAAAATACAGCTCCGACAGCCAATCCGTCTCGCTCTGACCGAGCGGTCCCCTCGTATGACGCTGTCGATGTTTCTCACCCGGTGCTCGTCGGCTACCTGTTCTGGATTCTCGGTTTCATCGGGGCGCACCGCTTCTACTTCGGCAAGCCACTCACTGGTGTCCTTTGGTTCTTCACCGGAGGGCTATTCTTGGTCGGTTGGATTGTTGATTTGTTCTTCATCCCTGCGATGGCAGAAGAAGCGAATCGGCGTTACCGAAATGGGCGGGTCGACTTTACCGTCGCTTGGCTGTTGCTGACGTTCTTGGGCTTATTTGGAGTCCACCGCCTGTACATGGGCAAGATCATTACGGGAGTGGTCTATTTGTTGACCGGTGGGCTGTTTGGGATTGGCTACGTCTACGATACCTGCACGTTGAACGAGCAAGTCGAAGAAATCAACCGACAGACTTGA
- a CDS encoding cation:proton antiporter domain-containing protein encodes MGDFHFHIASTLGLLLGACLAAGVFADLLHLPKVTAFLLVGLLVGPSVMDLIPEGHVERFEPVLEFAMAIVLFNLGCEFTFKKVRRIAAHCLAVSATEILCTCGLVTIGLRLFGCSGGTSLLLGCLAVATAPATTILVLKEFRSEGPVTESTGFLVAMNNFACIVLFEFAFLAIHLIQGKLEIPLTEQMGVLLLDIAGSVLLGLAGGLVVSYGCGLLRMTRWLVLLVATTTFLLGICESLDIPYMVTFLVMGVTVANTSDMKGKIVDELDHLSGLLAVVFFAVHGTQLDVGAFAAAGMVGVIYIVCRMLGKWLGVYAAARATRQPLEVRHWLGSCLFAQAGAAIALSSIAVARDPELGKPIQDIILGSVVLFEIIGPLFIRQSLLRTGEVPLAQAIHHTSRTPLEQVRELGYRFRTGLGRHSDPKGAVDQVGGKVKVSDLLRKTKGIHQSADFDAVISHIEHSHDNTYPVVDDRMRVVGVIRYPLLSNVMFDDSVTQLVRAEDLVSETDAILYPDDPAARAFELFEAETDDCIPVVTREEPHELQGVVRRSDVMHTLITRRRKSK; translated from the coding sequence ATGGGTGATTTCCATTTTCATATCGCCAGCACGCTTGGGCTGCTGCTCGGTGCGTGCCTTGCCGCCGGCGTCTTTGCCGACTTACTCCATCTTCCCAAGGTGACCGCCTTTTTGTTGGTTGGCTTGCTGGTTGGCCCAAGTGTGATGGACCTGATTCCCGAAGGACATGTGGAACGATTCGAGCCGGTGCTTGAATTTGCGATGGCCATCGTCCTGTTCAACCTCGGCTGTGAGTTCACCTTCAAGAAGGTTCGTCGGATTGCAGCCCACTGCTTGGCGGTATCCGCGACCGAGATCTTGTGCACGTGTGGGTTGGTGACCATTGGGTTGCGATTATTTGGATGTTCTGGTGGCACCTCCTTGTTACTCGGGTGCCTCGCTGTTGCAACTGCTCCCGCGACAACGATTTTGGTGCTCAAGGAATTTCGCTCCGAAGGGCCGGTCACCGAGAGCACCGGTTTCTTGGTCGCGATGAATAACTTCGCATGTATCGTGTTGTTTGAGTTTGCTTTCCTGGCGATCCACTTGATTCAAGGGAAACTCGAAATCCCGTTGACAGAACAAATGGGGGTGCTGTTGCTGGACATTGCCGGTTCGGTGTTGTTGGGATTGGCGGGCGGTTTGGTTGTCAGCTACGGGTGCGGGCTGCTGCGAATGACCCGTTGGCTGGTCTTGCTGGTCGCCACCACGACCTTCTTGCTTGGCATTTGTGAATCCTTGGACATTCCCTACATGGTGACCTTTTTGGTGATGGGGGTGACGGTGGCGAACACCTCCGACATGAAGGGCAAAATCGTTGACGAACTCGATCACTTATCAGGCCTGTTGGCGGTGGTTTTCTTTGCCGTCCATGGAACTCAGCTTGACGTCGGTGCTTTCGCAGCTGCGGGTATGGTTGGCGTGATCTACATCGTGTGTCGGATGCTCGGGAAATGGTTGGGTGTCTACGCGGCGGCTCGGGCAACGCGTCAACCGCTCGAAGTTCGGCATTGGCTCGGAAGTTGTTTGTTTGCCCAAGCTGGGGCTGCGATCGCGCTATCGTCCATTGCGGTGGCTCGCGATCCGGAGCTCGGTAAACCGATCCAGGACATCATCCTTGGGTCGGTGGTCTTGTTTGAAATCATTGGCCCGCTCTTTATACGGCAATCGCTGCTCCGAACGGGCGAAGTTCCGCTTGCCCAAGCGATTCATCACACCAGCCGTACGCCGTTGGAACAGGTTCGCGAATTGGGGTATCGTTTTCGAACCGGACTTGGCCGGCACAGTGACCCGAAAGGCGCGGTGGACCAAGTCGGAGGCAAGGTCAAAGTGAGCGATTTGCTGCGCAAGACAAAAGGGATACATCAATCGGCCGACTTTGATGCCGTGATCTCGCACATTGAACATAGCCATGACAACACCTACCCCGTTGTCGATGACCGGATGCGAGTCGTTGGCGTGATACGCTATCCGCTGCTAAGCAATGTGATGTTTGACGACAGCGTCACGCAGTTGGTCCGAGCCGAGGACTTGGTCAGCGAGACCGATGCGATTCTCTATCCGGATGATCCCGCAGCGCGTGCCTTTGAACTGTTCGAAGCTGAAACGGATGACTGTATTCCCGTCGTCACGCGTGAAGAGCCTCATGAGCTACAAGGGGTGGTGCGGCGCAGTGACGTGATGCACACGCTGATCACACGCCGTCGAAAAAGCAAATAG
- a CDS encoding ATP-binding protein: MLSYEKTIGNVKTASFPKRALRSTTFPTDFMLIAAANPCPCGYRSDPRRSCNCLPTQIEKSGRRTVRTLWCVFAWGTPKSRWSKVQCRPLRCVVRQLERCLSGSHDKATSLVFMTAYHFAAQDDCRGCAHSAERRGEGTSVRRRVGVGTNAETKSLDVCGGLFRCHIQRSSPACSRHHLFVQWACQSQHGWGSRRRSDRLHWRDLLESGDHKRA; this comes from the coding sequence ATGCTTAGTTATGAAAAAACGATTGGCAACGTCAAGACAGCATCATTTCCTAAACGTGCGCTACGCAGCACGACGTTCCCTACCGACTTTATGCTGATCGCAGCTGCAAATCCTTGTCCCTGTGGCTACCGTAGCGACCCACGTCGCAGTTGCAACTGTTTACCGACCCAGATCGAGAAGTCCGGTCGGCGCACCGTGCGGACTTTGTGGTGCGTTTTTGCGTGGGGGACGCCTAAGTCGAGATGGTCGAAAGTTCAGTGCCGCCCCTTGCGATGCGTTGTCCGCCAGCTGGAACGATGCCTTTCGGGCTCTCACGACAAGGCAACGAGCCTTGTTTTTATGACCGCTTACCACTTTGCGGCACAGGATGACTGTAGGGGATGTGCACATTCTGCCGAAAGAAGGGGTGAGGGAACGTCCGTTCGTAGGAGAGTCGGGGTAGGGACAAATGCAGAAACCAAATCGCTTGATGTTTGCGGTGGCCTTTTTCGGTGCCATATTCAGCGCTCAAGCCCTGCTTGCTCAAGGCACCATCTTTTCGTCCAGTGGGCCTGTCAATCGCAGCATGGGTGGGGCAGCCGTCGCCGCTCCGATCGACTCCATTGGCGCGATTTACTGGAATCCGGCGACCATAAGCGGGCTTGA
- a CDS encoding OmpP1/FadL family transporter — protein sequence MFSSSGPVNRSMGGAAVAAPIDSIGAIYWNPATISGLERSETALGMGVLFPNQTVASSVGGFAGSTDADAGAFPLPNIGWVHKTENPKVTLGLGINAVAGFGTNLPVDPTNPALAPTGLGRVDSNASFLQIAPVLSVALRDNLSVAAGPTLTAGRISLDPFVFGSANADGSYSSASGTRYHWGGGFQLGAYYIHSPAWRFGASLKSPTWMETFQFHSEDQLGNPRELSVDVDLPMILSLGTAYDGLENWLFALDVRYFDYKNTDGFGDRAVFDATGKLGGLDFSSVMSTSLGIQRAVSEQLTIRGGYSYNQNPVRNSEAFYNVASPLTFQHILSTGASLRFTDNLAANVAYSYFFENTRSGQIVFPGIGAIPGSTFDNTLDAHIVSFGLTIQQ from the coding sequence ATCTTTTCGTCCAGTGGGCCTGTCAATCGCAGCATGGGTGGGGCAGCCGTCGCCGCTCCGATCGACTCCATTGGCGCGATTTACTGGAATCCGGCGACCATAAGCGGGCTTGAACGGTCGGAAACGGCGTTGGGCATGGGGGTGCTTTTCCCCAACCAAACCGTCGCCTCCTCGGTGGGTGGTTTTGCCGGGTCAACCGATGCCGATGCCGGTGCCTTTCCGCTCCCCAATATCGGATGGGTGCATAAAACCGAGAATCCAAAGGTGACCCTCGGATTGGGGATCAACGCGGTTGCCGGATTCGGAACGAACCTGCCCGTGGATCCCACCAACCCTGCATTGGCACCAACCGGTCTCGGGCGCGTGGACTCGAACGCGTCGTTCCTGCAAATCGCTCCGGTCCTATCGGTCGCCTTGCGGGACAACCTGTCCGTTGCCGCTGGCCCGACCCTGACGGCGGGGCGGATCAGTCTCGACCCGTTTGTCTTCGGTTCGGCAAATGCGGACGGCAGCTACTCGTCGGCGAGCGGGACGCGCTACCATTGGGGTGGTGGGTTCCAATTGGGTGCCTACTACATCCACAGTCCTGCCTGGCGATTTGGTGCCTCGCTGAAGAGTCCGACTTGGATGGAAACCTTTCAGTTCCATTCGGAAGACCAGCTGGGGAATCCGCGAGAGCTGAGCGTCGACGTCGACCTGCCTATGATCCTTTCGTTGGGTACGGCGTACGACGGACTCGAGAATTGGCTTTTTGCGTTGGATGTTCGTTACTTTGACTATAAGAACACCGATGGATTCGGCGACCGAGCGGTATTCGATGCGACGGGGAAATTAGGCGGATTGGACTTCAGCAGCGTGATGTCAACATCGCTGGGGATCCAAAGAGCTGTGAGTGAGCAGTTAACGATTCGGGGAGGATACTCGTACAACCAAAACCCGGTCAGAAACAGTGAAGCGTTTTACAACGTTGCATCACCCTTGACGTTCCAGCACATCCTCAGCACGGGGGCGTCGTTGCGATTCACCGACAATCTCGCGGCAAACGTGGCCTACTCATATTTCTTCGAGAACACACGATCTGGCCAGATCGTCTTTCCCGGGATCGGCGCGATTCCCGGTTCGACCTTCGACAATACGCTCGATGCCCATATTGTAAGTTTTGGGCTCACGATTCAGCAGTAG
- a CDS encoding DUF937 domain-containing protein — protein MAIDLMQMLKSQVTGQLAGKLGSHLGESPQATTQGLDAIFPTVLGGLMKQVSQPGGAAKINETLDQGDYDGSLLDNITR, from the coding sequence ATGGCGATCGATCTCATGCAAATGCTGAAGAGCCAAGTTACCGGACAACTGGCAGGCAAACTGGGTAGCCATTTGGGCGAAAGTCCCCAGGCAACGACCCAAGGATTGGATGCCATTTTTCCCACCGTTCTCGGTGGACTGATGAAGCAGGTCTCACAACCTGGTGGCGCAGCGAAGATCAACGAGACACTCGATCAAGGTGACTACGATGGCAGCTTGCTCGACAACATCACCCGATAG
- a CDS encoding J domain-containing protein, producing the protein MRAVIASLAFCLVAGPVAAQSAKQAVNEKLEPFEWMIGHWTPDKLEVFGHDFEARAFSAVVVEPSENGRELVTTYSYSYTYGSPHSSHIKEHTVHVTERLRWEDGNVVLSVEHDQFQTKRKLETKLMRREDGVWIGYIYPSTLRIGRSKSEDFRRSLYSPENRLKLSIAVQNADFTPPPLQQELRALSWLIGTWVITGPRSAADGPYWHYQLESPLIVTAAEDGKSIVLRYTFWKHYTTMFGWHGEVEEQLSWDDLEKKFKLFTVIEKGVGGTLPSRVETVEYLAPDEFRIAEKNEKGMKRIGFAEEAVKVKDQNGPWTPPMLAVELGVNFEKKSDDVPEK; encoded by the coding sequence ATGAGGGCAGTGATTGCGAGCCTAGCCTTCTGCCTTGTGGCGGGTCCAGTAGCAGCACAGTCGGCAAAACAAGCGGTTAATGAGAAGTTGGAGCCGTTTGAATGGATGATTGGCCATTGGACCCCAGACAAACTTGAGGTGTTTGGGCACGATTTTGAAGCCAGGGCCTTTTCGGCAGTCGTCGTCGAGCCAAGTGAGAACGGGCGTGAACTTGTTACTACATACTCATACTCCTACACCTACGGTTCGCCGCACTCGAGCCACATCAAGGAACATACCGTCCACGTAACGGAACGTCTTCGCTGGGAAGATGGCAATGTGGTTTTGAGTGTTGAGCATGATCAATTCCAAACCAAAAGAAAGCTCGAAACGAAGTTGATGCGCAGAGAGGATGGCGTTTGGATTGGATACATCTATCCTTCGACTCTGAGAATCGGGAGATCAAAGTCCGAGGACTTTAGAAGGTCACTTTACAGTCCAGAGAATAGGTTGAAACTTTCCATTGCAGTTCAGAACGCTGACTTCACACCTCCGCCGCTCCAACAGGAACTCAGAGCCCTTTCTTGGCTAATCGGAACCTGGGTGATTACCGGCCCGCGTTCAGCAGCCGATGGTCCCTATTGGCACTATCAACTTGAGAGCCCACTTATTGTTACTGCGGCTGAGGATGGCAAATCAATCGTGTTGAGGTACACCTTTTGGAAGCACTACACGACGATGTTCGGCTGGCACGGGGAGGTCGAAGAACAACTGTCGTGGGATGACTTAGAAAAAAAGTTCAAACTCTTCACCGTAATCGAAAAGGGAGTCGGCGGTACCCTACCCTCACGGGTAGAGACTGTTGAGTATCTTGCACCGGACGAATTCAGGATTGCTGAGAAAAACGAAAAGGGTATGAAGCGGATTGGGTTTGCTGAAGAAGCCGTCAAAGTGAAAGATCAGAACGGGCCGTGGACCCCCCCAATGTTGGCGGTAGAGCTTGGAGTAAATTTCGAGAAGAAATCTGATGATGTGCCAGAAAAGTAG